From the Musa acuminata AAA Group cultivar baxijiao chromosome BXJ3-7, Cavendish_Baxijiao_AAA, whole genome shotgun sequence genome, one window contains:
- the LOC103990673 gene encoding BTB/POZ domain-containing protein At3g19850-like isoform X1, translating into MQELCDLKVQINGQHIFLLHRRILCSFSGRLKKMVKQEKRRSHAKGSGLKMMEFPGGPYGFELVARFCYNNGSIVISPSNICLLHCSAILLEMTEKVSTCNLLRQTEGFLDGLLHWTWNDILTALKSCEVFFSAADSCGLVQKLVSSLVSKMSANSEQPILSATPFPSSSSSSSSPDTYGFRCSSFTKTPEPMKPCSNSDWWFDDLTVFAPNTIEKIMKTLGAYGTENRNLVLTRFLLHYLKTAVRKPCSSGGSGNLGYCKEEYGGLSDTAVHGVVLMQRTAFSCRGLFWVLRVVSDLGISKECRHKLERPIGLMLDQATLDDLLVSGHDGAAYDVNLVLRLVRTFISTEEDGVAMQRMKKVGRLIDKYLGEISPDQSLQISKFLEVAESLPDSARDCFDGIYRALEIYLESHPTLSTEERTRLCRCLNYEKLTLEACKDLAKNTRIPPGVAVQALASQQSEMQIRSFMAEASQTPRRVARTTATAAEGVSPELLDEEKQLRLNLQRMQCRVKELEKVCKNMKGQMAKMAKGKSTSHGSRGMPRLC; encoded by the exons ATGCAGGAACTCTGTGATCTCAAGGTTCAGATCAATGGGCAGCACATCTTCCTCCTCCATCGG AGGATCCTCTGTTCGTTCTCAGGTAGATTGAAGAAGATggtgaagcaggagaagaggagaaGCCACGCGAAGGGCTCAGGACTCAAGATGATGGAGTTCCCAGGAGGCCCATATGGCTTTGAGCTGGTGGCGAGGTTCTGCTACAACAATGGAAGCATTGTCATTAGCCCATCCAACATCTGCCTCCTCCACTGCTCCGCCATTCTTCTCGAAATGACGGAAAAGGTGTCTACCTGCAACCTCTTGAGGCAGACAGAGGGCTTCTTGGATGGGCTGTTGCACTGGACATGGAATGACATCCTGACGGCCTTGAAGAGTTGCGAGGTCTTCTTCTCAGCTGCAGACTCCTGCGGCCTGGTGCAAAAGCTCGTCTCCTCTCTCGTATCAAAGATGTCAGCCAATTCAGAACAGCCGATCCTATCCGCAACACCATTTCcttcctcttcgtcttcttcctcctcgcctGACACCTATGGTTTCAGGTGCTCCTCATTTACCAAGACACCTGAGCCCATGAAGCCTTGCTCCAATTCCGATTGGTGGTTCGATGACCTCACCGTCTTCGCTCCGAACACCATAGAAAAGATCATGAAGACTCTTGGAGCTTACGGTACTGAAAACAGGAACCTCGTCCTCACCAGGTTTCTTCTGCATTACCTCAAGACAGCCGTTCGAAAGCCGTGCTCAAGTGGGGGAAGCGGCAATCTCGGTTACTGTAAGGAAGAGTACGGCGGCCTTTCAGACACCGCAGTTCACGGAGTGGTACTGATGCAAAGAACGGCCTTTTCTTGCCGGGGGCTCTTCTGGGTGCTGAGGGTGGTCTCAGACCTGGGTATCAGCAAGGAATGCAGGCATAAGCTGGAGAGGCCAATCGGGCTGATGCTTGACCAGGCCACACTGGATGATCTCCTGGTGTCAGGCCATGATGGTGCTGCCTACGATGTGAATCTGGTGCTGAGGTTGGTCAGAACGTTTATAAGCACCGAGGAGGATGGTGTCGCCATgcagaggatgaagaaggttggGAGATTGATCGACAAGTACCTAGGAGAGATCTCCCCTGACCAGAGCTTGCAGATATCAAAGTTCTTGGAGGTAGCCGAGAGCCTACCAGATTCAGCCAGAGACTGCTTTGACGGGATCTACAGAGCCTTAGAGATCTATCTCGAG TCACACCCAACACTATCCACCGAGGAGAGAACGAGGCTGTGTCGATGCCTCAACTACGAGAAGCTCACTCTCGAGGCCTGCAAAGACCTCGCCAAGAACACGAGGATTCCGCCGGGAGTCGCAGTGCAAGCGCTGGCCTCGCAGCAATCCGAGATGCAGATCCGAAGCTTCATGGCGGAGGCGTCGCAGACGCCAAGGAGAGTCGCTCGCACCACCGCGACGGCCGCTGAGGGGGTCTCTCCGGAGTTGTTGGACGAGGAGAAGCAGCTCAGGCTTAACCTGCAAAGAATGCAGTGCAGGGTGAAGGAACTGGAGAAGGTGTGCAAGAACATGAAGGGTCAAATGGCGAAGATGGCGAAGGGCAAGTCCACGAGCCATGGCAGCAGAGGAATGCCAAGGCTCTGTTGA
- the LOC103990673 gene encoding BTB/POZ domain-containing protein At3g19850-like isoform X2, whose protein sequence is MVKQEKRRSHAKGSGLKMMEFPGGPYGFELVARFCYNNGSIVISPSNICLLHCSAILLEMTEKVSTCNLLRQTEGFLDGLLHWTWNDILTALKSCEVFFSAADSCGLVQKLVSSLVSKMSANSEQPILSATPFPSSSSSSSSPDTYGFRCSSFTKTPEPMKPCSNSDWWFDDLTVFAPNTIEKIMKTLGAYGTENRNLVLTRFLLHYLKTAVRKPCSSGGSGNLGYCKEEYGGLSDTAVHGVVLMQRTAFSCRGLFWVLRVVSDLGISKECRHKLERPIGLMLDQATLDDLLVSGHDGAAYDVNLVLRLVRTFISTEEDGVAMQRMKKVGRLIDKYLGEISPDQSLQISKFLEVAESLPDSARDCFDGIYRALEIYLESHPTLSTEERTRLCRCLNYEKLTLEACKDLAKNTRIPPGVAVQALASQQSEMQIRSFMAEASQTPRRVARTTATAAEGVSPELLDEEKQLRLNLQRMQCRVKELEKVCKNMKGQMAKMAKGKSTSHGSRGMPRLC, encoded by the exons ATggtgaagcaggagaagaggagaaGCCACGCGAAGGGCTCAGGACTCAAGATGATGGAGTTCCCAGGAGGCCCATATGGCTTTGAGCTGGTGGCGAGGTTCTGCTACAACAATGGAAGCATTGTCATTAGCCCATCCAACATCTGCCTCCTCCACTGCTCCGCCATTCTTCTCGAAATGACGGAAAAGGTGTCTACCTGCAACCTCTTGAGGCAGACAGAGGGCTTCTTGGATGGGCTGTTGCACTGGACATGGAATGACATCCTGACGGCCTTGAAGAGTTGCGAGGTCTTCTTCTCAGCTGCAGACTCCTGCGGCCTGGTGCAAAAGCTCGTCTCCTCTCTCGTATCAAAGATGTCAGCCAATTCAGAACAGCCGATCCTATCCGCAACACCATTTCcttcctcttcgtcttcttcctcctcgcctGACACCTATGGTTTCAGGTGCTCCTCATTTACCAAGACACCTGAGCCCATGAAGCCTTGCTCCAATTCCGATTGGTGGTTCGATGACCTCACCGTCTTCGCTCCGAACACCATAGAAAAGATCATGAAGACTCTTGGAGCTTACGGTACTGAAAACAGGAACCTCGTCCTCACCAGGTTTCTTCTGCATTACCTCAAGACAGCCGTTCGAAAGCCGTGCTCAAGTGGGGGAAGCGGCAATCTCGGTTACTGTAAGGAAGAGTACGGCGGCCTTTCAGACACCGCAGTTCACGGAGTGGTACTGATGCAAAGAACGGCCTTTTCTTGCCGGGGGCTCTTCTGGGTGCTGAGGGTGGTCTCAGACCTGGGTATCAGCAAGGAATGCAGGCATAAGCTGGAGAGGCCAATCGGGCTGATGCTTGACCAGGCCACACTGGATGATCTCCTGGTGTCAGGCCATGATGGTGCTGCCTACGATGTGAATCTGGTGCTGAGGTTGGTCAGAACGTTTATAAGCACCGAGGAGGATGGTGTCGCCATgcagaggatgaagaaggttggGAGATTGATCGACAAGTACCTAGGAGAGATCTCCCCTGACCAGAGCTTGCAGATATCAAAGTTCTTGGAGGTAGCCGAGAGCCTACCAGATTCAGCCAGAGACTGCTTTGACGGGATCTACAGAGCCTTAGAGATCTATCTCGAG TCACACCCAACACTATCCACCGAGGAGAGAACGAGGCTGTGTCGATGCCTCAACTACGAGAAGCTCACTCTCGAGGCCTGCAAAGACCTCGCCAAGAACACGAGGATTCCGCCGGGAGTCGCAGTGCAAGCGCTGGCCTCGCAGCAATCCGAGATGCAGATCCGAAGCTTCATGGCGGAGGCGTCGCAGACGCCAAGGAGAGTCGCTCGCACCACCGCGACGGCCGCTGAGGGGGTCTCTCCGGAGTTGTTGGACGAGGAGAAGCAGCTCAGGCTTAACCTGCAAAGAATGCAGTGCAGGGTGAAGGAACTGGAGAAGGTGTGCAAGAACATGAAGGGTCAAATGGCGAAGATGGCGAAGGGCAAGTCCACGAGCCATGGCAGCAGAGGAATGCCAAGGCTCTGTTGA
- the LOC103990671 gene encoding protein S-acyltransferase 11 isoform X1 — MDEAAVREENSVSLMLEDHKTTCWGCGLHLVLESYSPIFKCGWCGAITDQCKTLRKPDSTWFSWWRCVRDRLFVTILIFFMLFVICTGVWAVYPAVFSISKFCGIFHCLLTSVLSIITVSSFCLAAFRSAGAPANIPWGSYPIVEKDGLENYTYCAYCSKPKPPRAHHCRSCRMCVLDMDHHCPFIGNCVGAANHRYFIAFLISVVISCAYVFLMTLYAGFRVWPPLEIRNLALSGFGIGSAASIVKEIVAALASSALLLSARGLILIYLSFASLSVEIGIVVLLWQQLYWIYEGNTYINQIASHNVAHGEKGWQNLLRFFGCPYSVYRVLLGTGNAGKSQDISSSKLL; from the exons ATGGATGAAGCGGCCGTGAGG GAAGAGAACTCTGTTTCATTAATGTTGGAGGATCACAAGACCACATGCTGGGGATGTGGATTACACCTTGTTCTTGAATCTTATTCACCAATATTCAAATGTGGATGGTGTGGAGCAATAACAGATCAATGCAAAACTTTGAGGAAACCCGATAGCACGTGGTTTTCTTGGTGGAGATGTGTACGAGACCGCCTTTTTGTTACTATTCTAATTTTCTTCATGCTATTTGTGATAT GTACTGGTGTTTGGGCAGTCTACCCAGCTGTTTTCTCAATCAGCAAGTTCTGTGGAATCTTTCATTGCCTGTTAACATCTGTCTTGTCTATTATTACCGTCTCCAGTTTCTGCTTAGCAGCCTTTCGTTCTGCTGGGGCACCAGCAAACATACCATGGGGAAGCTACCCAATTGTGGAGAAAGATGGCCTGGAAAACTACACATATTGTGCTTATTGTTCTAAGCCAAAGCCGCCAAGGGCACACCACTGCCGTTCCTGTAGAATGTGTGTTTTGGATATGGATCATCATTGTCCATTT ATAGGAAACTGTGTTGGAGCAGCAAATCATCGGTATTTCATTGCATTCCTTATATCTGTAGTCATTAGTTGCGCCTATGTTTTCCTGATGACACTGTATGCTGGTTTTCGTGTATGGCCGCCCTTGGAAATTAGAAATCTAGCATTATCTGGCTTTGGTATTGGGAGTGCTGCAAGTATAGTGAAGGAGATAGTTGCTGCCTTGGCTAGCTCAGCACTTCTTTTGTCTGCAAGAGGTCTAATTCTTATATATCTGTCATTTGCAAGTCTGAGTGTGGAAATTGGTATAGTTGTGTTATTGTGGCAGCAACTCTATTGGATTTATGAAGGTAACACATATATCAACCAAATAGCTTCACATAATGTTGCACATGGAGAAAAAGGCTGGCAGAATCTTTTACGGTTCTTTGGTTGCCCATACTCAGTTTACAGAGTACTTTTGGGTACTGGAAATGCTGGAAAGTCACAAGATATATCGAGCTCCAAGCTTCTATAG
- the LOC103990671 gene encoding protein S-acyltransferase 11 isoform X4 yields MDEAAVREENSVSLMLEDHKTTCWGCGLHLVLESYSPIFKCGWCGAITDQCKTLRKPDSTWFSWWRCVRDRLFVTILIFFMLFVICTGVWAVYPAVFSISKFCGIFHCLLTSVLSIITVSSFCLAAFRSAGAPANIPWGSYPIVEKDGLENYTYCAYCSKPKPPRAHHCRSCRMCVLDMDHHCPFIGNCVGAANHRYFIAFLISVVISCAYVFLMTLYAGFRVWPPLEIRNLALSGFGIGSAASIVKEIVAALASSALLLSARGLILIYLSFASLSVEIGIVVLLWQQLYWIYEVYRVLLGTGNAGKSQDISSSKLL; encoded by the exons ATGGATGAAGCGGCCGTGAGG GAAGAGAACTCTGTTTCATTAATGTTGGAGGATCACAAGACCACATGCTGGGGATGTGGATTACACCTTGTTCTTGAATCTTATTCACCAATATTCAAATGTGGATGGTGTGGAGCAATAACAGATCAATGCAAAACTTTGAGGAAACCCGATAGCACGTGGTTTTCTTGGTGGAGATGTGTACGAGACCGCCTTTTTGTTACTATTCTAATTTTCTTCATGCTATTTGTGATAT GTACTGGTGTTTGGGCAGTCTACCCAGCTGTTTTCTCAATCAGCAAGTTCTGTGGAATCTTTCATTGCCTGTTAACATCTGTCTTGTCTATTATTACCGTCTCCAGTTTCTGCTTAGCAGCCTTTCGTTCTGCTGGGGCACCAGCAAACATACCATGGGGAAGCTACCCAATTGTGGAGAAAGATGGCCTGGAAAACTACACATATTGTGCTTATTGTTCTAAGCCAAAGCCGCCAAGGGCACACCACTGCCGTTCCTGTAGAATGTGTGTTTTGGATATGGATCATCATTGTCCATTT ATAGGAAACTGTGTTGGAGCAGCAAATCATCGGTATTTCATTGCATTCCTTATATCTGTAGTCATTAGTTGCGCCTATGTTTTCCTGATGACACTGTATGCTGGTTTTCGTGTATGGCCGCCCTTGGAAATTAGAAATCTAGCATTATCTGGCTTTGGTATTGGGAGTGCTGCAAGTATAGTGAAGGAGATAGTTGCTGCCTTGGCTAGCTCAGCACTTCTTTTGTCTGCAAGAGGTCTAATTCTTATATATCTGTCATTTGCAAGTCTGAGTGTGGAAATTGGTATAGTTGTGTTATTGTGGCAGCAACTCTATTGGATTTATGAAG TTTACAGAGTACTTTTGGGTACTGGAAATGCTGGAAAGTCACAAGATATATCGAGCTCCAAGCTTCTATAG
- the LOC103990671 gene encoding protein S-acyltransferase 11 isoform X2: MQKQIQEENSVSLMLEDHKTTCWGCGLHLVLESYSPIFKCGWCGAITDQCKTLRKPDSTWFSWWRCVRDRLFVTILIFFMLFVICTGVWAVYPAVFSISKFCGIFHCLLTSVLSIITVSSFCLAAFRSAGAPANIPWGSYPIVEKDGLENYTYCAYCSKPKPPRAHHCRSCRMCVLDMDHHCPFIGNCVGAANHRYFIAFLISVVISCAYVFLMTLYAGFRVWPPLEIRNLALSGFGIGSAASIVKEIVAALASSALLLSARGLILIYLSFASLSVEIGIVVLLWQQLYWIYEGNTYINQIASHNVAHGEKGWQNLLRFFGCPYSVYRVLLGTGNAGKSQDISSSKLL, encoded by the exons ATGCAGAAACAGATTCAG GAAGAGAACTCTGTTTCATTAATGTTGGAGGATCACAAGACCACATGCTGGGGATGTGGATTACACCTTGTTCTTGAATCTTATTCACCAATATTCAAATGTGGATGGTGTGGAGCAATAACAGATCAATGCAAAACTTTGAGGAAACCCGATAGCACGTGGTTTTCTTGGTGGAGATGTGTACGAGACCGCCTTTTTGTTACTATTCTAATTTTCTTCATGCTATTTGTGATAT GTACTGGTGTTTGGGCAGTCTACCCAGCTGTTTTCTCAATCAGCAAGTTCTGTGGAATCTTTCATTGCCTGTTAACATCTGTCTTGTCTATTATTACCGTCTCCAGTTTCTGCTTAGCAGCCTTTCGTTCTGCTGGGGCACCAGCAAACATACCATGGGGAAGCTACCCAATTGTGGAGAAAGATGGCCTGGAAAACTACACATATTGTGCTTATTGTTCTAAGCCAAAGCCGCCAAGGGCACACCACTGCCGTTCCTGTAGAATGTGTGTTTTGGATATGGATCATCATTGTCCATTT ATAGGAAACTGTGTTGGAGCAGCAAATCATCGGTATTTCATTGCATTCCTTATATCTGTAGTCATTAGTTGCGCCTATGTTTTCCTGATGACACTGTATGCTGGTTTTCGTGTATGGCCGCCCTTGGAAATTAGAAATCTAGCATTATCTGGCTTTGGTATTGGGAGTGCTGCAAGTATAGTGAAGGAGATAGTTGCTGCCTTGGCTAGCTCAGCACTTCTTTTGTCTGCAAGAGGTCTAATTCTTATATATCTGTCATTTGCAAGTCTGAGTGTGGAAATTGGTATAGTTGTGTTATTGTGGCAGCAACTCTATTGGATTTATGAAGGTAACACATATATCAACCAAATAGCTTCACATAATGTTGCACATGGAGAAAAAGGCTGGCAGAATCTTTTACGGTTCTTTGGTTGCCCATACTCAGTTTACAGAGTACTTTTGGGTACTGGAAATGCTGGAAAGTCACAAGATATATCGAGCTCCAAGCTTCTATAG
- the LOC103990671 gene encoding protein S-acyltransferase 11 isoform X3, with the protein MLEDHKTTCWGCGLHLVLESYSPIFKCGWCGAITDQCKTLRKPDSTWFSWWRCVRDRLFVTILIFFMLFVICTGVWAVYPAVFSISKFCGIFHCLLTSVLSIITVSSFCLAAFRSAGAPANIPWGSYPIVEKDGLENYTYCAYCSKPKPPRAHHCRSCRMCVLDMDHHCPFIGNCVGAANHRYFIAFLISVVISCAYVFLMTLYAGFRVWPPLEIRNLALSGFGIGSAASIVKEIVAALASSALLLSARGLILIYLSFASLSVEIGIVVLLWQQLYWIYEGNTYINQIASHNVAHGEKGWQNLLRFFGCPYSVYRVLLGTGNAGKSQDISSSKLL; encoded by the exons ATGTTGGAGGATCACAAGACCACATGCTGGGGATGTGGATTACACCTTGTTCTTGAATCTTATTCACCAATATTCAAATGTGGATGGTGTGGAGCAATAACAGATCAATGCAAAACTTTGAGGAAACCCGATAGCACGTGGTTTTCTTGGTGGAGATGTGTACGAGACCGCCTTTTTGTTACTATTCTAATTTTCTTCATGCTATTTGTGATAT GTACTGGTGTTTGGGCAGTCTACCCAGCTGTTTTCTCAATCAGCAAGTTCTGTGGAATCTTTCATTGCCTGTTAACATCTGTCTTGTCTATTATTACCGTCTCCAGTTTCTGCTTAGCAGCCTTTCGTTCTGCTGGGGCACCAGCAAACATACCATGGGGAAGCTACCCAATTGTGGAGAAAGATGGCCTGGAAAACTACACATATTGTGCTTATTGTTCTAAGCCAAAGCCGCCAAGGGCACACCACTGCCGTTCCTGTAGAATGTGTGTTTTGGATATGGATCATCATTGTCCATTT ATAGGAAACTGTGTTGGAGCAGCAAATCATCGGTATTTCATTGCATTCCTTATATCTGTAGTCATTAGTTGCGCCTATGTTTTCCTGATGACACTGTATGCTGGTTTTCGTGTATGGCCGCCCTTGGAAATTAGAAATCTAGCATTATCTGGCTTTGGTATTGGGAGTGCTGCAAGTATAGTGAAGGAGATAGTTGCTGCCTTGGCTAGCTCAGCACTTCTTTTGTCTGCAAGAGGTCTAATTCTTATATATCTGTCATTTGCAAGTCTGAGTGTGGAAATTGGTATAGTTGTGTTATTGTGGCAGCAACTCTATTGGATTTATGAAGGTAACACATATATCAACCAAATAGCTTCACATAATGTTGCACATGGAGAAAAAGGCTGGCAGAATCTTTTACGGTTCTTTGGTTGCCCATACTCAGTTTACAGAGTACTTTTGGGTACTGGAAATGCTGGAAAGTCACAAGATATATCGAGCTCCAAGCTTCTATAG
- the LOC103990670 gene encoding UDP-glycosyltransferase 73C3 — MEDSGSGHRQLHFVLLPWLGTSHTLPMIDIGRMLAERGVAVTVVMTPANAARLSPTISHIADSGLAIRFVTLPFPSAEAGLPEGCESFDSLPSFDMVPNLYYASKLLRHPLEVLLRDLTVAPSCIVSGMFYSWTPAVARGLGVPCFVFHGFGAFALFCMHNLYCYKPHESVSSPTEPFTIPDLPFPFEITRQRLPIQFQLLPRFLEMCEEGREGELAMDGIIVNSFDELEPGYAARLAVASGKEVRPIGPVSLFCRGSSDMAARGQKPSVEASRCMQWLDSMKPRSVVYVSFGSLARFAPAQLMELGHGLLASRRPFIWVINGAESLSEEVEQWLQEKLEIKEVDSRCLLIRGWAPQVMILSHPAVGGFMTHSGWNSTLESASAGVPVASWPLFADQFINQKLIVDVLGIGVAVGVDTSVELKQAPEDGASVTRDEVAEAIERLMGGGEEGEERRRKAKELAEEARKAVAKCGSSYDNLTLLIESVAQKAKKN; from the coding sequence ATGGAGGACAGCGGCTCCGGTCACCGACAGCTCCACTTCGTCCTGCTCCCATGGCTCGGGACGAGCCACACGCTACCCATGATCGACATCGGCCGCATGCTGGCCGAGCGTGGTGTGGCCGTCACCGTCGTCATGACGCCGGCCAACGCCGCCCGGCTGAGTCCAACCATCTCCCACATCGCCGACTCCGGCCTCGCGATCCGCTTCGTCACCCTTCCCTTCCCCTCTGCTGAGGCAGGATTACCGGAGGGCTGCGAGAGCTTCGACAGCCTCCCCTCCTTTGACATGGTGCCCAACCTCTACTACGCTTCCAAGCTACTGCGGCACCCCCTGGAGGTTCTGCTCCGTGATCTGACGGTTGCCCCGAGCTGCATCGTGTCCGGCATGTTCTACTCCTGGACTCCGGCGGTCGCTCGGGGGCTCGGCGTTCCATGCTTCGTCTTCCATGGCTTCGGCGCCTTTGCGCTCTTTTGCATGCACAACCTCTACTGTTACAAGCCTCACGAGAGCGTGTCGTCGCCGACCGAGCCCTTCACGATCCCGGACTTGCCGTTTCCGTTCGAGATCACGAGGCAGCGGCTCCCAATCCAATTCCAGTTGCTGCCTCGGTTCTTGGAGATGTGCGAGGAGGGCAGAGAGGGTGAACTGGCGATGGACGGCATCATCGTCAACAGCTTCGACGAGTTGGAGCCGGGATATGCTGCACGCTTAGCGGTGGCCTCCGGAAAGGAGGTCCGCCCCATCGGCCCGGTGTCGCTGTTCTGCAGGGGGAGCTCCGACATGGCCGCGAGGGGCCAGAAGCCGTCCGTGGAAGCAAGCCGATGCATGCAGTGGCTGGATTCGATGAAGCCACGGTCTGTGGTGTACGTCAGTTTCGGCAGCCTGGCCAGATTTGCGCCCGCACAACTGATGGAACTCGGCCATGGGCTGCTCGCTTCAAGACGACCCTTCATCTGGGTCATCAATGGCGCGGAATCGCTGTCAGAGGAAGTGGAGCAGTGGCTGCAAGAGAAGCTTGAGATCAAGGAGGTCGACTCAAGGTGTCTCTTGATCCGTGGCTGGGCGCCGCAGGTGATGATCCTGTCGCACCCGGCGGTGGGAGGATTCATGACGCACAGCGGGTGGAACTCGACGCTGGAGAGCGCAAGCGCGGGCGTGCCGGTGGCGAGCTGGCCGCTGTTCGCCGACCAGTTCATCAACCAGAAGCTGATCGTGGACGTGCTCGGGATCGGAGTCGCGGTCGGCGTGGACACTTCCGTGGAGCTGAAGCAGGCGCCGGAGGATGGGGCGTCGGTCACGAGGGACGAAGTGGCGGAGGCTATCGAGAGGTTGATGGggggaggggaggagggagaagagaggaggaggaaagcCAAAGAACTCGCGGAGGAAGCAAGAAAAGCTGTGGCCAAGTGTGGTTCTTCCTACGATAACTTGACGCTGCTGATTGAATCTGTAGCACAGAAAGCGAAGAAGAATTAA
- the LOC103990669 gene encoding cypmaclein-like, whose amino-acid sequence MAPSTPVVAGLLLFLLGVCLVDSRSVYDHHHHSVVANGRWLLQAAPAVTIDCGAKCSVRCSKSWKRKMCNKLCGVCCSKCNCVPPGTSAETRAMCPCYATMTNPHGKLKCP is encoded by the exons ATGGCTCCCTCCACGCCCGTCGTCGCCGGCCTTCTACTCTTCCTGCTCGGGGTCTGCCTCGTCGATTCGCGCTCCGTCTACGACCATCATCACCATTCGGTTGTGGCCAACGGAAGATGGCTTCTCCAGGCGGCGCCGGCCGTCACCATCG ACTGCGGGGCGAAGTGCTCGGTGCGCTGCAGCAAGTCGTGGAAGCGGAAGATGTGCAACAAGTTGTGCGGGGTTTGCTGCAGCAAGTGCAACTGCGTGCCGCCGGGCACGTCGGCGGAGACACGCGCCATGTGCCCCTGCTACGCCACCATGACCAACCCTCACGGCAAGCTCAAGTGCCCGTAG
- the LOC135643736 gene encoding mannose-specific lectin TAR1-like, translating into MNAKPSPTFFPSLGVYMNAEHSSLGRGSAVREAMATQTSVVLWVLGAVLARLVVPSASTESNVLYSSQSLMHGQHLRYKQYSLVMQEDCNLVAYDNGNPTWASGTWHKGINCYLQLQSDGELIIFGYNRYTRVGPSELWRSNAKSSPGSYALVLRYDGSLHVYGPARWSVPRLTGGAGARGSTWPATTDAVLYTNDVAPIGVTIVNGVYELALQDNCNLALRNTGDDGVLWQTGTSNGLHDCFVTLEPNGELKIKYMGGETLWTSGVASDSGEYVLALGPRGQLVVYGPSLWNTPKAGVLAAGFETWGSAGNTTSTALTDE; encoded by the coding sequence ATGAATGCGAAGCCATCCCCCACCTTCTTCCCTTCCCTCGGCGTTTATATGAATGCGGAGCATAGCTCACTGGGAAGAGGGAGTGCAGTGCGTGAAGCAATGGCAACGCAGACTTCCGTGGTGCTTTGGGTCCTCGGCGCCGTGCTCGCCCGGCTCGTCGTGCCGAGCGCGAGCACGGAAAGCAACGTGCTCTACTCTAGCCAGAGTCTGATGCACGGCCAGCACCTTCGGTACAAGCAGTACTCGTTGGTCATGCAAGAGGACTGCAACCTCGTGGCGTACGACAATGGCAACCCCACCTGGGCCAGCGGCACCTGGCACAAGGGCATAAACTGCTACCTCCAGCTGCAGTCCGACGGCGAGCTCATCATCTTCGGCTACAACAGGTATACGCGCGTCGGACCGTCCGAACTCTGGAGGAGCAACGCCAAGTCGTCCCCCGGGAGCTACGCCCTCGTCCTCCGGTACGACGGGAGCCTCCACGTGTACGGACCGGCGCGGTGGTCGGTGCCGAGGTTAACCGGTGGAGCGGGCGCTCGGGGATCCACTTGGCCGGCCACGACCGACGCCGTGCTCTACACCAACGACGTGGCTCCGATCGGAGTCACCATCGTCAACGGCGTCTACGAGCTGGCGCTGCAGGACAACTGCAACCTGGCGCTGCGCAACACCGGGGACGACGGAGTGCTGTGGCAGACGGGGACAAGCAACGGGCTGCACGACTGTTTCGTGACGTTGGAGCCCAACGGGGAGCTCAAGATCAAGTACATGGGCGGGGAGACTCTGTGGACCAGCGGGGTGGCGTCCGACTCCGGGGAATACGTCCTCGCGCTCGGCCCCCGCGGTCAGCTCGTCGTCTACGGCCCATCGTTGTGGAACACGCCGAAAGCAGGAGTCCTCGCCGCCGGCTTCGAGACGTGGGGCTCCGCTGGGAACACGACAAGCACCGCTCTGACAGACGAGTGA